The Prunus persica cultivar Lovell unplaced genomic scaffold, Prunus_persica_NCBIv2 scaffold_35, whole genome shotgun sequence genome includes a region encoding these proteins:
- the LOC18778130 gene encoding scarecrow-like protein 30: MGSIQVNQESTSPVCLSTNLDHLSDSNTSLSSGSDGDAIDISEYNHPVIKYISDILEEDLEGKPCMLQDCLALQAAEKSFYDVLNQNDHPSPKQPPLSVHQSFENSDDDSPHSCHSSNGSIAVKTNWVFDRSEASHVQSSLVQSLSDAGLVSDSLSEMQSLGHFGGLGEASKFLPNVKLEGYRLMLPGLDQWPSSTNILMTTPDNDGYKSTNGSKGKKNNQREDADYPEEGRSNKQPVAFADDSEPQEMFDEVLLCHGNHEFESCSPDESLITVGSGKLQRNKQKGSKTARSKKQNNNWELVDLSTLLTQCAQAVASYDQRTASELLKQIRQHSSPYGDANQRLAHYFADGLEARLAGARTPSYSFLVSMQISAAEILKAYEVFVTSSPFKTVSHFLANKTILKLAEKATRLHVIDFGISYGFQWPCFIQHLSKRPGGPPKLRITAIELPQPGFRPTERVEETGRRLKKYAERFNVPFEYNVIAQKWETIQFEDLKIDRNEVIVVNCMNRLKHIPDETVMVNSPRDIVLKLIKKINPNLFIHGVVNGTYNSPFFVTRFREALFHFSALFDVFEASVPREDERRLMFEKYVYGRDILNVVACEGLERVERPETYKQWQVRNVRAGFKQLPVDQELLKKMKRILKFMGYHNDFRIDEDGHWILQGWKGRTILALSFWKKA, encoded by the coding sequence ATGGGTTCCATCCAAGTAAATCAAGAATCCACAAGTCCAGTTTGCCTTTCAACCAATTTGGACCACCTTAGTGATTCAAATACTTCTTTGAGCTCTGGTTCAGATGGAGATGCTATTGACATTAGTGAGTACAATCATCCTGTGATTAAGTACATAAGTGATATTCTAGAAGAAGACCTTGAGGGTAAGCCCTGCATGTTGCAGGACTGTTTGGCCCTCCAAGCTGCTGAAAAATCTTTCTATGATGTCCTTAATCAGAATGACCATCCTTCACCCAAGCAACCCCCTCTTTCTGTGCACCAAAGCTTTGAGAACTCAGATGATGATTCCCCACATAGTTGTCATAGCAGTAATGGCTCTATTGCTGTGAAGACAAACTGGGTTTTTGATCGTTCAGAAGCTTCACATGTCCAATCTTCTCTTGTTCAGTCCCTATCAGATGCTGGTTTGGTTTCAGATTCACTTTCTGAGATGCAAAGTCTTGGGCATTTTGGAGGGTTAGGGGAAGCAAGCAAGTTCCTTCCAAATGTAAAACTGGAGGGGTACCGGTTAATGCTTCCGGGTCTTGATCAGTGGCCTTCAAGTACTAACATACTGATGACAACGCCAGACAATGATGGCTACAAGTCAACAAATGGatcaaagggaaagaaaaataatcaaagGGAGGATGCTGATTATCCAGAAGAAGGCAGAAGCAACAAGCAGCCAGTTGCTTTTGCTGATGACTCGGAGCCGCAAGAAATGTTTGATGAGGTATTACTTTGTCATGGGAATCATGAGTTTGAGTCGTGTTCTCCTGATGAATCTTTGATAACTGTGGGAAGTGGGAAGTTGCAGCGCAACAAGCAAAAAGGATCTAAAACAGCGCGTTCAAAGAAACAGAATAACAACTGGGAACTAGTAGATTTGAGCACACTGTTAACTCAATGTGCACAAGCTGTGGCAAGCTATGACCAAAGAACTGCAAGTGAACTACTCAAGCAGATAAGGCAGCATTCTTCCCCCTATGGTGATGCTAACCAGAGATTAGCTCATTACTTTGCGGATGGCCTAGAGGCACGCTTGGCTGGAGCCAGAACTCCATCATACTCTTTCCTTGTTAGTATGCAGATATCAGCTGCTGAAATCTTAAAAGCTTATGAGGTATTTGTTACTTCATCCCCTTTCAAGACGGTGTCACATTTCTTGGCGAACAAAACAATTCTGAAACTAGCAGAAAAAGCAACTAGGCTTCATGTTATTGATTTTGGCATTTCTTATGGTTTCCAATGGCCCTGCTTTATCCAACATCTCTCCAAGAGACCGGGTGGACCTCCTAAGCTTCGTATCACAGCAATTGAGCTTCCCCAACCAGGTTTCCGACCTACAGAAAGGGTTGAAGAGACGGGGCGTCGCCTGAAAAAATATGCTGAGAGATTTAATGTCCCATTTGAGTACAATGTCATTGCTCAGAAGtgggaaacaatccaatttGAGGATCTTAAAATTGACAGAAATGAGGTGATTGTGGTCAATTGTATGAACCGACTAAAGCACATACCTGATGAGACAGTGATGGTGAACAGCCCAAGAGACATTGTCCTAAAGTTGATCAAGAAAATTAATCCAAACCTATTCATTCATGGGGTTGTCAATGGGACATACAATTCACCCTTCTTTGTCACACGGTTCAGAGAGGCACTCTTCCACTTCTCTGCACTGTTTGATGTGTTTGAGGCCAGTGTTCCTCGTGAAGATGAACGGCGGCTGATGTTCgaaaaatatgtatatggCAGGGACATATTGAATGTCGTAGCGTGTGAGGGACTGGAAAGAGTTGAAAGGCCTGAGACATACAAGCAGTGGCAGGTTAGGAATGTGAGGGCTGGGTTCAAGCAACTCCCAGTAGACCAAGAGcttttgaagaaaatgaagagaatTTTGAAGTTTATGGGTTATCATAATGATTTTAGGATTGATGAAGATGGCCATTGGATTCTGCAGGGATGGAAAGGAAGAACCATTTTAGCTCTTTCCTTCTGGAAAAAAGCCTAG